The following are encoded in a window of Carya illinoinensis cultivar Pawnee chromosome 15, C.illinoinensisPawnee_v1, whole genome shotgun sequence genomic DNA:
- the LOC122295663 gene encoding probable receptor-like protein kinase At1g11050 codes for MGASFSFPNSVRFIFILFFIGFSIGSATSSCPMDLSHVETFPWNISQCQQPNGKHCCLTLLSLLGVGIAQYLKDTSMFGLPDAASSSSCLSDLQTKLATLSIQPSWVPICFKNSTQFVANPSLCAGIMTTQDWTKKLGPMTALDENCRGDMNALTRCGACLDAGMKVNSMLKRLDPNGTICLNFVRLYTAGIVNEFGPKDVGTASCILALPLSSSADKSSNHWTRKTSTLLIFGCLGVIIGPLITFIVIMLYKRWDKKERKNGVHEDCVSSFKARVLPNTGAKWFHVSELEQATNGFSQMNLIGQGSSGIVYRGTLADGTWIAVKQILDLHSKGEEEFCNEVEIISKIRHRNLLPLRGCCVTSDTLKGNQRFLVYDFMLNGNLGDQLCISGAREHGRKKLTWPQRKNIILDVAKGLEYLHYGIKPAIYHRDIKATNILLDSEVKARVADFGLAKQSSEGQSHLTTKVAGTPGYLAPEYALYGQLTEKSDVYSFGIVVLEIMSGKKVLETSNSTVTLITDWAWMLAKSGNVNEIYDESIREEGPKGIMERFVLVGMLCAHLMVAFRPSISEALKMLEGDIDIPRLPDRPLPLGHQSFRSSLQQ; via the coding sequence ATGGGTGCGTCCTTTTCATTTCCGAATTCCGTTCGGTTTATCttcatcctcttcttcatcGGTTTTTCAATCGGTTCAGCCACTTCCTCATGTCCCATGGATCTCAGCCATGTCGAAACCTTCCCATGGAACATTTCACAGTGTCAACAGCCTAATGGGAAACACTGTTGCCTGACCCTTCTCAGCCTTCTTGGCGTGGGAATTGCCCAGTACCTCAAAGACACCTCCATGTTCGGACTCCCTGATGcagcttcttcatcttcttgccTTTCCGATCTCCAAACCAAGCTCGCCACCTTGTCCATCCAGCCCTCTTGGGTCCCTATCTGTTTTAAAAATTCAACCCAGTTCGTTGCTAATCCTTCCCTTTGTGCTGGAATCATGACAACCCAAGATTGGACTAAAAAGCTTGGTCCAATGACTGCATTGGACGAAAATTGCCGGGGAGACATGAACGCGCTAACTCGGTGTGGCGCCTGCCTGGATGCTGGCATGAAGGTGAATTCCATGTTGAAACGTCTTGACCCGAATGGCACAATTTGCTTAAACTTTGTACGCTTATACACTGCAGGGATTGTTAACGAGTTCGGTCCAAAGGATGTAGGGACTGCTTCTTGCATTCTAGCCTTGCCATTGTCTAGCTCAGCGGACAAGTCATCAAATCATTGGACCAGAAAAACTTCAACGTTGTTGATTTTTGGATGCTTGGGTGTGATTATTGGTCCATTGATTACCTTTATAGTGATCATGCTGTATAAGAGATGGgacaagaaagaaaggaaaaatggtGTGCATGAAGACTGTGTGAGTAGTTTCAAAGCGCGCGTGTTACCCAACACAGGTGCAAAATGGTTTCATGTATCGGAGCTTGAACAAGCCACCAATGGATTTTCTCAGATGAATTTAATTGGTCAAGGCTCATCTGGGATTGTGTACAGAGGAACTCTTGCAGATGGCACTTGGATTGCAGTGAAGCAAATTCTTGATTTGCACTCGAAAGGGGAAGAAGAGTTCTGCAACGAAGTCGAGATCATTAGCAAAATAAGGCACAgaaatcttcttcctcttcgtGGTTGTTGCGTTACAAGCGACACTCTTAAAGGGAATCAGAGGTTTTTGGTTTATGATTTCATGTTAAATGGTAATCTTGGCGATCAATTGTGCATTTCTGGAGCTCGTGAACATGGTAGGAAGAAATTAACATGGCCTCAGCGCAAAAATATAATCCTTGATGTGGCCAAGGGGCTTGAATACTTGCATTATGGAATCAAACCCGCCATTTATCACCGAGACATAAAAGCCACCAACATACTTCTAGACTCGGAAGTGAAAGCTAGAGTGGCCGATTTCGGGTTGGCCAAGCAAAGCAGTGAAGGCCAGTCTCATCTCACCACCAAAGTAGCTGGCACTCCTGGTTACTTAGCACCTGAGTATGCTCTCTATGGGCAACTAACAGAGAAGAGtgatgtttatagttttggaatTGTTGTTCTTGAAATCATGAGTGGAAAGAAAGTGCTGGAAACATCAAATTCCACAGTGACATTGATCACTGACTGGGCTTGGATGCTTGCAAAATCAGGAAATGTGAATGAAATTTATGATGAGTCCATAAGGGAAGAAGGGCCAAAAGGTATCATGGAGAGGTTTGTTCTTGTTGGAATGCTTTGTGCTCATCTTATGGTTGCTTTTAGGCCTAGTATATCTGAGGCGCTTAAAATGTTGGAGGGTGACATTGATATTCCTAGATTACCAGACAGGCCATTGCCACTTGGTCACCAGTCATTTAGATCTTCTCTGCAGCAATAG